A genomic segment from Glycine soja cultivar W05 chromosome 20, ASM419377v2, whole genome shotgun sequence encodes:
- the LOC114403148 gene encoding probable pectate lyase 12: MLHITCILLMCLLSSFSPPINALLNLTLPHQHPHPESVVHDLQRKVNASLWRREMLSKEDQQEGMSSSSCLTGNPIDDCWRCDPNWAADRQKLAECGLGFGKYAMGGKGGQIYIVTDSSDRDPANPVPGTLRHAVIQDEPLWIVFAADMTINLKHELIFNSYKTLDGRGANVHVTGHGCITLQYVSNIIIHNIHVHHCTPSGNTNIRASPTHVGWRGKSDGDGISIFGSRKIWIDHCSLSYCTDGLIDAIMGSTGITISNSHFAHHDEVMLLGHDDKYLPDRGMQVTIAFNHFGEGLVQRMPRCRLGYIHVVNNDFTQWKMYAIGGSANPTINSQGNRYTAPADPDAKEVTKRVDTDDREWSGWNWRTEGDIMVNGAFFVPSGAGQSAQYAEATSVQAKSAVQIDQLTMYSGVFGDPRDNGDLYPGFNGGGTVTGATSKGNTEGSSSDDGDFFGMIFRGSSSSQAAPPSPSSSIVFVSTFLSLLIIFILDTTTNHAILLSLL, from the exons ATGCTCCACATCACCTGCATTCTTTTAATGTGCCTTCTAAGTTCCTTCTCACCCCCAATCAACGCTCTTCTCAACCTCACTTTACCCCACCAACACCCTCACCCCGAATCCGTCGTCCACGATCTCCAACG gAAGGTGAATGCCTCACTATGGAGAAGGGAAATGCTGTCAAAGGAGGACCAACAAGAAGGCATGTCGTCGTCGTCGTGTCTGACCGGAAACCCCATCGACGACTGCTGGCGGTGCGATCCGAACTGGGCGGCGGACCGGCAGAAGCTGGCGGAGTGCGGCCTAGGGTTCGGCAAATACGCGATGGGCGGCAAAGGCGGGCAGATCTACATCGTGACGGACTCCTCCGACCGCGACCCGGCCAACCCCGTTCCCGGCACCCTCCGCCACGCCGTCATCCAGGACGAGCCTCTCTGGATCGTCTTCGCCGCCGACATGACCATAAACCTAAAACACGAGCTCATCTTCAACAGCTACAAAACCCTGGACGGCCGCGGCGCCAACGTCCACGTCACCGGCCACGGCTGCATCACGCTCCAGTACGTCTCGAACATCATCATCCACAACATCCACGTCCACCACTGCACTCCCTCCGGGAACACCAACATACGGGCCAGTCCAACGCACGTAGGGTGGAGGGGCAAATCGGACGGTGACGGGATTTCGATCTTCGGCTCACGGAAGATCTGGATCGACCATTGCTCGCTGTCGTACTGCACGGACGGTTTGATCGATGCTATTATGGGGTCCACTGGGATTACTATTTCGAATAGCCACTTTGCGCACCACGATGAGGTGATGCTTCTGGGACACGACGATAAGTATTTGCCAGATAGGGGCATGCAGGTTACAATCGCGTTTAATCACTTCGGTGAGGGTCTGGTGCAGCGTATGCCACGATGCAGGCTCGGTTACATCCACGTCGTTAATAATGACTTCACGCAGTGGAAGATGTATGCTATCGGCGGTAGCGCTAACCCCACCATCAACAGCCAGGGTAACCGTTACACCGCTCCCGCAGACCCTGATGCCAAAGAG GTGACGAAGCGCGTGGACACAGACGATAGAGAGTGGAGTGGTTGGAATTGGAGGACGGAAGGGGACATAATGGTAAATGGAGCGTTCTTTGTACCCTCAGGGGCGGGGCAGAGTGCACAGTACGCAGAGGCCACCAGTGTGCAAGCCAAATCCGCTGTTCAAATTGACCAGCTCACTATGTACTCCGGTGTCTTCGGTGATCCCAG GGATAATGGAGATTTATATCCCGGTTTCAACGGCGGTGGGACCGTGACCGGAGCCACCAGCAAAGGCAACACAGAGGGGTCCAGCAGTGACGATGGGGACTTCTTTGGGATGATATTCAGAGGCAGCAGCAGCAGCCAAGCAGCGCCACCATCACCTTCTTCGTCCATTGTATTTGTTTCAACCTTTTTgtctcttttaattatttttattttggacacTACCACCAACCATGCCATTCTATTATCATTACTATGA
- the LOC114403322 gene encoding protein RNA-directed DNA methylation 3-like isoform X2 yields the protein MTNKGKGKGKEVAGKGSAGKRKGVFQDDKTGSGCKRNNRSVLQFFEDAADVEESDFSDFSDDDDSDFDFSDDELNAAPRRMDMPDKGQSSLPRVVPKEEMLDEEEWDRILEERYKDPSRFIRFSDEFGDDKGMDPSSIHEGVDELTPSIWKVKCTVGRERLSALCLMQKFADLYSLGTKLKIKSAFSVDHMKGFVYIEAEKQYDINEACQGIPGIYVTRVAPVPNSEVYNLFSVRSRTPEISEGMWARIKGGNYKGDLAQVVSVNNTRKKVTVKLIPRIDLQALAAKFGGGYSRQKMAVPAPRLISSSELEEFRPLIQIKRDRDTGKVFEVLDGLMLKDGYVYKKISPDSLSLWGVVPTEDELLKFGPSENNESNDLEWLSQLYGDKKKKRVIRPEKGGGGKGESSSGSGVGNGFELYDLVCFGKKDFGVIVGMDKDDIYKILKEGSDGPDAVTVDRHEIKSGLFDLKLTALDQHSKTILVNDTVRVLEGPTKGKQGIVKHIYRGIVFLYDGNEEENGGYLTCKSNKCEKVKLAVGDCSGKDSEPGPLVFEDQPSSPRSPLSPKKPWQARENNREFNRGDNNNMFTIGQTLRIRIGPLKGYICRVIALRRADVTVKLDSQQKVLTVKCEHLSEVQGKSTAISSSGDPDSSSSKPFDMLGTEGSSGGWLNGVGTSTGAGGWNAGGASSTGGSGWNAGGASSTGGGGWNAGGASSTGGGGWNVGGASSTGGGGWNAGGASSTGGGGWNAGGASSTGGGGWNAGGPSSKRDAGSNHSAPSLLNTESTSNPFSSKEDSAWETKSNSNKTSSWGAAVDKTGIASDADQSGGWGSGGGSWGQAEHKTGSVGDGNQNSNWNTTKASEGESSGWNSIQKSNETSSAGWGGGNGFKSGSDEGNLNSTWSGWKSGSSGVKQAGNTAGTSDIDANQDAGWKNKPNKDGSESSGWETKNNWNAPVSSSNDKVEKGNDQGRWNAGKASGGLAADFSQASGWKGGLSEHTQEGSNWGDKKFGSCDVSGDSSGNQGSNGWGQKSNWNSGSRSGNENQNSHWSSGRNEPGNQDSNLDKKSNWNSGNSGNLASDPKSSNWNSGSGNSNENSNWGTNVNNKSSWGTGNENKNSSWSSGHSDPGNQDANQGKKSNWNSGNSGNQPSDPNSNWNSNKSSWSAGNENKKSNWSSGDPGNTDSNWGNKNNCISGSGDANQNTSWRSNSSWNTANASSDDGNEGSNENSDGVGGGNWRGGYRGRGGSDRGGFRGRGFRGRGERGGFGGRGEHGGFGGRGERGGFGGRGRSDREGFGGRWGSEGGRGGRGRGRNDQSGGWNNRRDSGEDGPSDWKKGADNGGWKNSNGSQAWNQDTGDKDRQSWSQGNADKEHPSWNQGSGRNQSWSSASGANDNGSQAWNQGNADKEHPSWNQAGNKQSWSSASGGGNNNWNNNGSSQTAEASWKKSTTEGTNIQGGGWNKGSSSNTTSKDWGQSSAADKGQASSWKEAADGASGSWGKKNDGGDKGGW from the exons ATGACGAACAAGGGCAAAGGAAAAGGCAAGGAGGTCGCCGGAAAAGGTTCTGCCGGCAAGCGCAAGGGCGTCTTCCAGGATGACAAGACCGGTAGTGGCTGCAAGAGAAACAACCGAAGTGTCCTTCAGTTCTTCGAAGACGCCGCTGACGTTGAAGAGAGCGATTTCAGTGATTTCAGCGACGACGACGACAGCGATTTCG ATTTTTCTGATGACGAATTAAATGCCGCGCCAAGAAGGATGGACATGCCAGATAAGGGCCAGAGTAGCCTCCCACGTGTCGTCCCTAAAGAGGAAATGTTGGATGAAGAAGAGTGGGACAGAATTTTGGAGGAGCGCTACAAAGATCCATCTAGGTTTATCAGATTTTCTGATGAGTTTGGTGATGATAAAGGGATGGACCCAAGTTCCATACACGAGGGTGTCGATGAATTAACGCCAAGCATTTGGAAAGTCAAATGCACT GTTGGCCGGGAGAGGCTTTCAGCTCTTTGTCTGATGCAGAAGTTTGCTGACTTGTATTCATTGGGTactaaattaaagataaaatctgCATTTTCTGTAGATCATATGAAAGGATTTGTGTACATCGAAGCCGAGAAACAGTATGATATAAATGAG GCATGCCAAGGGATTCCCGGAATATATGTTACTCGAGTGGCACCTGTACCAAATAGTGAGGTTTATAATCTGTTCTCTGTTAGAAGTAGAACCCCTGAAATTTCTGAGGGCATGTGGGCTCGAATAAAAGGTGGTAACTACAAGGGGGATCTGGCACAG GTTGTGTCTGTGAACAATACCCGGAAAAAAGTTACAGTGAAGCTTATTCCAAGAATTGATCTACAAGCCTTGGCTGCCAAATTT GGTGGGGGATATAGTCGCCAAAAAATGGCTGTACCGGCTCCAAGATTAATCAGCTCAAGTGAACTTGA GGAGTTCCGACCACTCATCCAAATCAAACGTGACCGTGATACTGGCAAGGTTTTTGAGGTTCTTGATGGTTTGATGCTCAAGGATGGGTATGTATACAAGAAAATATCTCCAGATTCATTAAGTTTATGGGGTGTTGTGCCAACAGAAGATGAACTGTTGAAGTTTGGGCCTTCTGAAAACAATGAATCAAATGATTTAGAGTGGCTCTCTCAGCTTTATGGTGACAAGAAGAAAAAACGGGTTATAAGACCTGAGAAGGGAGGTGGTGGGAAAGGAGAGAGTTCATCAGGTTCTGGTGTGGGAAATGGTTTTGAACTTTATGATTTAGTATGTTTTGG TAAGAAGGACTTTGGTGTAATAGTAGGCATGGATAAAGATGATATCTACAAG ATTCTAAAAGAGGGTTCAGATGGACCTGATGCTGTAACTGTTGATCGACATGAAATTAAGAGTGGGCTATTTGATTTGAAACTTACTGCCCTAGATCAGCACAGTAAGACTATATTGGTTAATGATACTGTCAGGGTGCTTGAGGGTCCAACTAAG GGTAAACAAGGCATTGTTAAACACATTTATAGAGGGATTGTCTTTTTATATGATGGAAATGAGGAAGAAAATGGAGGTTACTTAACTTGTAAATCTAATAAGTGTGAGAAGGTCAAGCTTGCTGTTGGTGATTGCAGTGGAAAG GATAGTGAACCGGGTCCTTTAGTCTTTGAAGACCAACCATCATCACCAAGATCTCCCTTGTCACCAAAAAAACCATGGCAAGCAAGAGAAAATAACCGTGAAT TTAACCGTGGGGACAACAACAACATGTTTACTATTGGTCAGACGTTGAGAATTAGGATAGGTCCTTTGAAGGGATACATTTGCCGAGTCATTGCCTTGCGTCGTGCTGATGTTACTGTGAAACTAGATTCTCAGCAGAAGGTTCTTACAG TTAAATGTGAGCATCTTTCTGAGGTTCAGGGGAAGAGTACTGCCATTTCATCAAG tgGTGATCCAGATTCAAGTTCATCTAAGCCATTTGATATGCTGGGTACTGAAGGCAGCTCTGGAG GTTGGCTGAATGGAGTGGGAACGTCCACTGGGGCTGGTGGATGGAATGCTGGAGGGGCATCATCCACTGGGGGTAGTGGATGGAATGCTGGAGGGGCATCATCAACTGGGGGTGGTGGATGGAATGCTGGAGGGGCATCATCAACTGGGGGTGGTGGATGGAATGTTGGAGGGGCGTCATCAACTGGGGGTGGTGGATGGAATGCTGGAGGGGCGTCATCCACTGGGGGTGGTGGATGGAATGCTGGAGGGGCGTCATCCACTGGGGGTGGTGGATGGAATGCTGGAGGGCCGTCATCTAAAAG GGATGCAGGGTCTAATCATTCTGCTCCAAGCTTATTG aaTACAGAATCTACCTCAAATCCATTCAGTTCCAAGG AAGATTCTGCTTGGGAAACTAAAAGTAATTCTAATAAGACCTCCTCATGGGGTGCTGCAGTGGATAAGACTGGAATTGCTTCTGATGCAGATCAGTCTGGTGGCTGGGGAAGTGGTGGAGGGAGCTGGGGTCAGGCAGAGCATAAAACTGGAAGTGTGGGTGATGGCAATCAGAATAGCAATTGGAATACAACCAAGGCTTCTGAAGGGGAGTCTTCTGGTTGGAACAGTATCCAAAAGTCAAATGAAACTTCATCAGCTGGATGGGGTGGTGGCAATGGGTTTAAAAGTGGATCAGATGAAGGAAACTTGAATTCTACTTGGAGTGGCTGGAAGTCTGGATCAAGTGGAGTCAAACAAGCTGGGAACACTGCTGGTACTTCAGATATTGATGCTAATCAGGATGCTGGGTGgaaaaacaaaccaaataaGGATGGGAGTGAGTCATCTGGTTgggaaacaaaaaacaattggaATGCTCCAGTCTCTTCATCAAATGATAAAGTGGAAAAAGGTAATGATCAAGGTAGGTGGAATGCAGGAAAAGCTTCAGGTGGTTTGGCTGCAGATTTCAGTCAAGCTTCTGGTTGGAAAGGGGGGCTGAGTGAGCACACCCAAGAAGGTTCTAATTGGGGCGACAAGAAATTTGGTTCATGCGATGTATCTGGTGATTCCAGTGGAAATCAGGGTAGTAATGGTTGGGGTCAGAAAAGCAATTGGAACTCTGGATCTAGGAGTGGGAATGAGAACCAGAATTCTCACTGGAGTTCTGGGCGTAATGAGCCTGGAAATCAAGATTCCAACTTGGACAAGAAAAGCAATTGGAACTCTGGAAACAGTGGAAACCTGGCTTCTGATCCAAAAAGTAGCAATTGGAATTCTGGATCTGGTAATTCCAATGAAAATTCCAACTGGGGAACCAATGTCAATAACAAATCTTCATGGGGTACTggaaatgaaaacaagaattcCAGCTGGAGTTCTGGGCATAGTGATCCTGGAAATCAAGATGCCAATCAGGGCAAGAAAAGCAATTGGAACTCTGGGAACAGTGGTAACCAGCCTTCTGATCCTAATAGCAATTGGAACTCTAACAAATCCTCTTGGAGTGCTGGGAACGAAAACAAGAAATCTAATTGGAGTTCTGGGGATCCTGGAAATACAGATTCTAACTGGGGCAACAAAAATAATTGCATTTCTGGATCTGGTGATGCTAATCAAAACACGTCTTGGAGAAGCAATAGCAGCTGGAACACTGCAAATGCCTCAAGCGATGATGGTAATGAAGGTTCAAATGAAAATTCTGATGGAGTAGGTGGTGGGAACTGGAGAGGTGGTTACCGGGGTAGAGGTGGCTCCGACAGAGGGGGTTTTAGAGGTAGAGGTTTTCGGGGTAGAGGAGAGCGTGGCGGTTTCGGTGGACGAGGGGAGCATGGAGGCTTTGGTGGCCGAGGGGAACGAGGAGGCTTTGGTGGTAGAGGTAGATCAGACAGGGAAGGTTTTGGTGGTAGGTGGGGATCAGAAGGAGGACGTGGAGGCCGAGGCAGGGGAAGGAACGATCAATCTGGTGGTTGGAACAACAGAAGGGATTCTGGTGAGGATGGGCCCTCTGACTGGAAGAAGGGGGCAGATAATGGTGGATGGAAGAATAGTAATGGATCTCAGGCTTGGAACCAGGATACTGGTGACAAGGATAGGCAGAGCTGGAGCCAGGGAAATGCAGATAAGGAGCATCCTAGCTGGAACCAAGGAAGTGGAAGAAATCAGAGCTGGAGTTCAGCAAGTGGAGCTAATGATAATGGATCTCAGGCTTGGAACCAGGGGAATGCAGATAAGGAGCATCCAAGCTGGAACCAAGCTGGAAATAAGCAGAGCTGGAGTTCAGCAAGTGGTGGAGGTAACAATAATTGGAACAACAATGGGTCATCGCAGACTGCAGAGGCTAGCTGGAAAAAATCTACAACTGAAGGGACCAATATCCAGGGTGGTGGGTGGAACAAGGGATCTAGTTCAAACACTACTTCTAAGGACTGGGGTCAATCAAGTGCTGCAGACAAGGGTCAAGCATCTAGTTGGAAAGAAGCAGCAGatg GTGCATCAGGTTCATGGGGCAAGAAAAATGACGGGGGTGACAAAGGTGGATGGTAA
- the LOC114403322 gene encoding protein RNA-directed DNA methylation 3-like isoform X1: protein MTNKGKGKGKEVAGKGSAGKRKGVFQDDKTGSGCKRNNRSVLQFFEDAADVEESDFSDFSDDDDSDFDFSDDELNAAPRRMDMPDKGQSSLPRVVPKEEMLDEEEWDRILEERYKDPSRFIRFSDEFGDDKGMDPSSIHEGVDELTPSIWKVKCTVGRERLSALCLMQKFADLYSLGTKLKIKSAFSVDHMKGFVYIEAEKQYDINEACQGIPGIYVTRVAPVPNSEVYNLFSVRSRTPEISEGMWARIKGGNYKGDLAQVVSVNNTRKKVTVKLIPRIDLQALAAKFGGGYSRQKMAVPAPRLISSSELEEFRPLIQIKRDRDTGKVFEVLDGLMLKDGYVYKKISPDSLSLWGVVPTEDELLKFGPSENNESNDLEWLSQLYGDKKKKRVIRPEKGGGGKGESSSGSGVGNGFELYDLVCFGKKDFGVIVGMDKDDIYKILKEGSDGPDAVTVDRHEIKSGLFDLKLTALDQHSKTILVNDTVRVLEGPTKGKQGIVKHIYRGIVFLYDGNEEENGGYLTCKSNKCEKVKLAVGDCSGKDSEPGPLVFEDQPSSPRSPLSPKKPWQARENNREFNRGDNNNMFTIGQTLRIRIGPLKGYICRVIALRRADVTVKLDSQQKVLTVKCEHLSEVQGKSTAISSSGDPDSSSSKPFDMLGTEGSSGGWLNGVGTSTGAGGWNAGGASSTGGSGWNAGGASSTGGGGWNAGGASSTGGGGWNVGGASSTGGGGWNAGGASSTGGGGWNAGGASSTGGGGWNAGGPSSKRDAGSNHSAPSLLNTESTSNPFSSKGAEDSAWETKSNSNKTSSWGAAVDKTGIASDADQSGGWGSGGGSWGQAEHKTGSVGDGNQNSNWNTTKASEGESSGWNSIQKSNETSSAGWGGGNGFKSGSDEGNLNSTWSGWKSGSSGVKQAGNTAGTSDIDANQDAGWKNKPNKDGSESSGWETKNNWNAPVSSSNDKVEKGNDQGRWNAGKASGGLAADFSQASGWKGGLSEHTQEGSNWGDKKFGSCDVSGDSSGNQGSNGWGQKSNWNSGSRSGNENQNSHWSSGRNEPGNQDSNLDKKSNWNSGNSGNLASDPKSSNWNSGSGNSNENSNWGTNVNNKSSWGTGNENKNSSWSSGHSDPGNQDANQGKKSNWNSGNSGNQPSDPNSNWNSNKSSWSAGNENKKSNWSSGDPGNTDSNWGNKNNCISGSGDANQNTSWRSNSSWNTANASSDDGNEGSNENSDGVGGGNWRGGYRGRGGSDRGGFRGRGFRGRGERGGFGGRGEHGGFGGRGERGGFGGRGRSDREGFGGRWGSEGGRGGRGRGRNDQSGGWNNRRDSGEDGPSDWKKGADNGGWKNSNGSQAWNQDTGDKDRQSWSQGNADKEHPSWNQGSGRNQSWSSASGANDNGSQAWNQGNADKEHPSWNQAGNKQSWSSASGGGNNNWNNNGSSQTAEASWKKSTTEGTNIQGGGWNKGSSSNTTSKDWGQSSAADKGQASSWKEAADGASGSWGKKNDGGDKGGW from the exons ATGACGAACAAGGGCAAAGGAAAAGGCAAGGAGGTCGCCGGAAAAGGTTCTGCCGGCAAGCGCAAGGGCGTCTTCCAGGATGACAAGACCGGTAGTGGCTGCAAGAGAAACAACCGAAGTGTCCTTCAGTTCTTCGAAGACGCCGCTGACGTTGAAGAGAGCGATTTCAGTGATTTCAGCGACGACGACGACAGCGATTTCG ATTTTTCTGATGACGAATTAAATGCCGCGCCAAGAAGGATGGACATGCCAGATAAGGGCCAGAGTAGCCTCCCACGTGTCGTCCCTAAAGAGGAAATGTTGGATGAAGAAGAGTGGGACAGAATTTTGGAGGAGCGCTACAAAGATCCATCTAGGTTTATCAGATTTTCTGATGAGTTTGGTGATGATAAAGGGATGGACCCAAGTTCCATACACGAGGGTGTCGATGAATTAACGCCAAGCATTTGGAAAGTCAAATGCACT GTTGGCCGGGAGAGGCTTTCAGCTCTTTGTCTGATGCAGAAGTTTGCTGACTTGTATTCATTGGGTactaaattaaagataaaatctgCATTTTCTGTAGATCATATGAAAGGATTTGTGTACATCGAAGCCGAGAAACAGTATGATATAAATGAG GCATGCCAAGGGATTCCCGGAATATATGTTACTCGAGTGGCACCTGTACCAAATAGTGAGGTTTATAATCTGTTCTCTGTTAGAAGTAGAACCCCTGAAATTTCTGAGGGCATGTGGGCTCGAATAAAAGGTGGTAACTACAAGGGGGATCTGGCACAG GTTGTGTCTGTGAACAATACCCGGAAAAAAGTTACAGTGAAGCTTATTCCAAGAATTGATCTACAAGCCTTGGCTGCCAAATTT GGTGGGGGATATAGTCGCCAAAAAATGGCTGTACCGGCTCCAAGATTAATCAGCTCAAGTGAACTTGA GGAGTTCCGACCACTCATCCAAATCAAACGTGACCGTGATACTGGCAAGGTTTTTGAGGTTCTTGATGGTTTGATGCTCAAGGATGGGTATGTATACAAGAAAATATCTCCAGATTCATTAAGTTTATGGGGTGTTGTGCCAACAGAAGATGAACTGTTGAAGTTTGGGCCTTCTGAAAACAATGAATCAAATGATTTAGAGTGGCTCTCTCAGCTTTATGGTGACAAGAAGAAAAAACGGGTTATAAGACCTGAGAAGGGAGGTGGTGGGAAAGGAGAGAGTTCATCAGGTTCTGGTGTGGGAAATGGTTTTGAACTTTATGATTTAGTATGTTTTGG TAAGAAGGACTTTGGTGTAATAGTAGGCATGGATAAAGATGATATCTACAAG ATTCTAAAAGAGGGTTCAGATGGACCTGATGCTGTAACTGTTGATCGACATGAAATTAAGAGTGGGCTATTTGATTTGAAACTTACTGCCCTAGATCAGCACAGTAAGACTATATTGGTTAATGATACTGTCAGGGTGCTTGAGGGTCCAACTAAG GGTAAACAAGGCATTGTTAAACACATTTATAGAGGGATTGTCTTTTTATATGATGGAAATGAGGAAGAAAATGGAGGTTACTTAACTTGTAAATCTAATAAGTGTGAGAAGGTCAAGCTTGCTGTTGGTGATTGCAGTGGAAAG GATAGTGAACCGGGTCCTTTAGTCTTTGAAGACCAACCATCATCACCAAGATCTCCCTTGTCACCAAAAAAACCATGGCAAGCAAGAGAAAATAACCGTGAAT TTAACCGTGGGGACAACAACAACATGTTTACTATTGGTCAGACGTTGAGAATTAGGATAGGTCCTTTGAAGGGATACATTTGCCGAGTCATTGCCTTGCGTCGTGCTGATGTTACTGTGAAACTAGATTCTCAGCAGAAGGTTCTTACAG TTAAATGTGAGCATCTTTCTGAGGTTCAGGGGAAGAGTACTGCCATTTCATCAAG tgGTGATCCAGATTCAAGTTCATCTAAGCCATTTGATATGCTGGGTACTGAAGGCAGCTCTGGAG GTTGGCTGAATGGAGTGGGAACGTCCACTGGGGCTGGTGGATGGAATGCTGGAGGGGCATCATCCACTGGGGGTAGTGGATGGAATGCTGGAGGGGCATCATCAACTGGGGGTGGTGGATGGAATGCTGGAGGGGCATCATCAACTGGGGGTGGTGGATGGAATGTTGGAGGGGCGTCATCAACTGGGGGTGGTGGATGGAATGCTGGAGGGGCGTCATCCACTGGGGGTGGTGGATGGAATGCTGGAGGGGCGTCATCCACTGGGGGTGGTGGATGGAATGCTGGAGGGCCGTCATCTAAAAG GGATGCAGGGTCTAATCATTCTGCTCCAAGCTTATTG aaTACAGAATCTACCTCAAATCCATTCAGTTCCAAGG GTGCAGAAGATTCTGCTTGGGAAACTAAAAGTAATTCTAATAAGACCTCCTCATGGGGTGCTGCAGTGGATAAGACTGGAATTGCTTCTGATGCAGATCAGTCTGGTGGCTGGGGAAGTGGTGGAGGGAGCTGGGGTCAGGCAGAGCATAAAACTGGAAGTGTGGGTGATGGCAATCAGAATAGCAATTGGAATACAACCAAGGCTTCTGAAGGGGAGTCTTCTGGTTGGAACAGTATCCAAAAGTCAAATGAAACTTCATCAGCTGGATGGGGTGGTGGCAATGGGTTTAAAAGTGGATCAGATGAAGGAAACTTGAATTCTACTTGGAGTGGCTGGAAGTCTGGATCAAGTGGAGTCAAACAAGCTGGGAACACTGCTGGTACTTCAGATATTGATGCTAATCAGGATGCTGGGTGgaaaaacaaaccaaataaGGATGGGAGTGAGTCATCTGGTTgggaaacaaaaaacaattggaATGCTCCAGTCTCTTCATCAAATGATAAAGTGGAAAAAGGTAATGATCAAGGTAGGTGGAATGCAGGAAAAGCTTCAGGTGGTTTGGCTGCAGATTTCAGTCAAGCTTCTGGTTGGAAAGGGGGGCTGAGTGAGCACACCCAAGAAGGTTCTAATTGGGGCGACAAGAAATTTGGTTCATGCGATGTATCTGGTGATTCCAGTGGAAATCAGGGTAGTAATGGTTGGGGTCAGAAAAGCAATTGGAACTCTGGATCTAGGAGTGGGAATGAGAACCAGAATTCTCACTGGAGTTCTGGGCGTAATGAGCCTGGAAATCAAGATTCCAACTTGGACAAGAAAAGCAATTGGAACTCTGGAAACAGTGGAAACCTGGCTTCTGATCCAAAAAGTAGCAATTGGAATTCTGGATCTGGTAATTCCAATGAAAATTCCAACTGGGGAACCAATGTCAATAACAAATCTTCATGGGGTACTggaaatgaaaacaagaattcCAGCTGGAGTTCTGGGCATAGTGATCCTGGAAATCAAGATGCCAATCAGGGCAAGAAAAGCAATTGGAACTCTGGGAACAGTGGTAACCAGCCTTCTGATCCTAATAGCAATTGGAACTCTAACAAATCCTCTTGGAGTGCTGGGAACGAAAACAAGAAATCTAATTGGAGTTCTGGGGATCCTGGAAATACAGATTCTAACTGGGGCAACAAAAATAATTGCATTTCTGGATCTGGTGATGCTAATCAAAACACGTCTTGGAGAAGCAATAGCAGCTGGAACACTGCAAATGCCTCAAGCGATGATGGTAATGAAGGTTCAAATGAAAATTCTGATGGAGTAGGTGGTGGGAACTGGAGAGGTGGTTACCGGGGTAGAGGTGGCTCCGACAGAGGGGGTTTTAGAGGTAGAGGTTTTCGGGGTAGAGGAGAGCGTGGCGGTTTCGGTGGACGAGGGGAGCATGGAGGCTTTGGTGGCCGAGGGGAACGAGGAGGCTTTGGTGGTAGAGGTAGATCAGACAGGGAAGGTTTTGGTGGTAGGTGGGGATCAGAAGGAGGACGTGGAGGCCGAGGCAGGGGAAGGAACGATCAATCTGGTGGTTGGAACAACAGAAGGGATTCTGGTGAGGATGGGCCCTCTGACTGGAAGAAGGGGGCAGATAATGGTGGATGGAAGAATAGTAATGGATCTCAGGCTTGGAACCAGGATACTGGTGACAAGGATAGGCAGAGCTGGAGCCAGGGAAATGCAGATAAGGAGCATCCTAGCTGGAACCAAGGAAGTGGAAGAAATCAGAGCTGGAGTTCAGCAAGTGGAGCTAATGATAATGGATCTCAGGCTTGGAACCAGGGGAATGCAGATAAGGAGCATCCAAGCTGGAACCAAGCTGGAAATAAGCAGAGCTGGAGTTCAGCAAGTGGTGGAGGTAACAATAATTGGAACAACAATGGGTCATCGCAGACTGCAGAGGCTAGCTGGAAAAAATCTACAACTGAAGGGACCAATATCCAGGGTGGTGGGTGGAACAAGGGATCTAGTTCAAACACTACTTCTAAGGACTGGGGTCAATCAAGTGCTGCAGACAAGGGTCAAGCATCTAGTTGGAAAGAAGCAGCAGatg GTGCATCAGGTTCATGGGGCAAGAAAAATGACGGGGGTGACAAAGGTGGATGGTAA